The sequence below is a genomic window from Uranotaenia lowii strain MFRU-FL chromosome 2, ASM2978415v1, whole genome shotgun sequence.
aaaactgggCCAATAAATTATTGAATCTATAACCAACCATAAAAACCCATGAAAACtgtctaaatttaattttttgtgagaTTTTTATCACATTAAGTACCACGAAAAACATATTACGAGAGATTCCAGAAATTTGCTGAGCCATATTTCAGtagaaaatgaattaaatgttCAGTTATCTaattttttagataattgaTGTCTCGTTATTGATTTCTTATAAtattaattacaaataaatttcacatttctaAGTAGATATGCTCAGGGTAAAAAAAGCGTAATGTTCAAGTCGATATACCTCAGATTTGGTtctcaatatgttgaaattcaattaatttatgCTAGAATTGGTCACTGTATCAGTCTCTTCATTATTAGAACTTTTGGTTGAAATTGAATGTAATTGAACAGAACGGCTCAAAATTCCTCGTCCTCATAAAAAATATAGttataaaatcattgaaaagttttctattagtttttcaaataacCTGTTGTGGTCTGTGAAACCAAGCACTTTTATTGTTTCAATATGTGCTCCTAATCTATGTGGATTCATATCaatcaagtttttcaatacgaCTTCAACAAGATTAGTTATCATTGCTGCAAAACAACCGTTTTAAGgactttttgaatttgaagtcattttcggaagagtataaaaatcaaaactcaaataCTTAGGAAGCATCTGGTAGCAGACGCTTGgaagatttcaaaatggtatagtttatgaaaatcatttcagtatttttgtttttataaccAAAACAATATTCCGGGTCTATATTACCCAAACCGGCTAAATGTCCTTTTCGCTGGGTGACTCTGGTAAccctattcaaaaatctaaaaatgagtCATTTTAAAGCTTCTCATTTTgggaaaattcagaaaattacaTGTATGTAGCTTTAATCGTTTTTGAGATATACATACACAAATGGtatcaactgtttaaaaaagactatgaaaaatttaaaaacaaatcatttgaaACGAATGCTCCAccattttttgtgaatatacatatgtatacCACTGTAAATAAATTTGGTTAACTAATGCAACATTGAATACAACAATTCAAAAGTCTATCTTAAAAATCttcaccaaatccaaatttcagTGATTCCAGTCTTATTGTAGATTACAATAGTTTTTATCTTTATCTTAATAAGGTTATTATGGACACatgattgttcaaaatttgtttgtgataatttttactagctgacccggtgtgctttgctacaccttctaaaatTCGAAAACCttatatttgttttcaaatcattAATTTGTATCTTAAATTAAGACtctgtatttatttattcaaaagttcCTAAGTTCTGCCACAATAAATGTTTTACTCGTATAAAGTTCCTCTCAcgagccaaattttgttccatttgcttgatcactttccaattaattaaaaataaattaatgagAGTTCCCTTGCTTCATAATAAAGAAAACGATTTTCATATCCAGTccctttcattcaaaatttgctcgatcatttctagaattatcaaaaaaaaagtatggggCACCCTTCTCCCTTTTCTAGCTCCTCACTGAAAAGAAAGGCGGAGTCTTTAATTCTTATTTCCAAATACTTTcctatgacaaatttgactaTCGAGATGTGCAGAAAATGTATGAGAGCCCTCATCTTCTCTATTCATCCCCCCACTGTAGGGTTCTCGAATaagcatagaaatatttctccatCACAAAAACCCTCTCCTACTAAAGTAGGTTTATTTTGTATAACTAATGCTATAGATATGCATCGAAAATGCTCCTGTTGGATTGCGACGGATATCAATCGATAAGCAAATCCTCGATTTTGTAGGAATATAGCTAAAAGCTAaacgtaaatttttatttccaattcttGGTTTATAAAGAAACATGACTACTTACATTTGGTAAACTATCCGAATTTTAACAATCCAAGtgtttgtatattttgtcaCTTTGTAGGTTTTCTGTATATAATTCAATCCATTAAATTTTAGTTCAATATTAATAAAGGCAAAGTTACTTACGATCTAATCAAAATATGGTAAGCTAAATAAACTACAAGTTTTAATCAAAAGTTCGACCACGATGACCACGCAAGTTTTCTCCACTCTGCCTAACGTTCTGATGATGATTTGCAGTTTCTCCTGAACGTCAGTCGTTGCCCTCACGGCGACAGTGGTTTGTGTCAATAAGCCCCCACCTATTTAGGGTCGGCCATAGTCGCGGTAATATCCTCCCCTCCGTAAGGCAAGTGATTATCAGGAGCCTTACTGTTGGTTAAGTTAAGAAGCGCTATTTTGGCCGTTGGTCTCGTAATCGTTCCGGTAGAGGTTTGTATAACAGCTCGACGTATGCGTCCATCGGAACCCTTGATGACCTTAAGTACACGTCCTCGTACCCATCCATTGCGAATCGTTTCGTCGATCACCACGACCAAATCCTGTTCCTCCAGTGGCTTCGTCTCCTCGAACCATTTCGTTCGCCTTGCGGTGCCAAAAGATATCGATAAGATGTCGGTTATGGTTATAGTCATCTCTGGTAGCTTCCTTAGGGTTTAAGGTTGACATCTTTGGTTGAACAGTCCCACTTGAGTTGAGTAGGATAAAATGATTTGGCGTCAGTGCCTCCTGTGACTCCGAATCCAGTGATATGAAAGTGAGCGGACGAGAATTGACTATGGACTCCGCTTCGATAAGGACAGTGCTGAAGGTTTCTTCATTTGGTGTTCTTGATGTGGACATCGCGAAAAAGGCTGTTTTAACTGACCTCACCATCCGTTCCCAAACTCCTCCCATGTGAGGCGCGGATGGAGGATTGAAGTACCATTTGGTGGACGAGTTCGTAAAAATGTATGCCAACTCTGTGTTTATCTGTTTACACTCCTCTATCAGGTCGTTTCTCGCTCCCCAAAAATTGGTACCGTTGTCGGTGTACACTTCTATCGGTGATCCTCTTCTAGCGACAAACCGCCTCATGGCCATTTTGCACGAAATCGTTGTCAGAGAATGCACAACCTCGAGGTGTATTGCTCGAATAGTCAAGCATGTGTATAATGCTACCCATCGTTTTACGGTGCTGCGGCCTATTTTCACAGTCAAAGGTCCAAAATAATCGAGGCCTACAAACGAAAACGGACGGAAGAAAGCTCCTAGTCTAGCGGTGGGAAGTGGGCTCATTCGTGGAACAACAGCCTTAATTTTGTAGACGTTACAGTGCATACATTCTTTTTGGACTTGGCGTAGCAAAGATCTTAGTCTTGGAACGTGAAATTTTTGTCTCACTTCATTTATAACAGTATCGTTGTTTTGATGGAAATACTTTGCGTGGTACCATAGAACAAGTAACTTGGTTGATCGATGATCTCGCGGAAGTATTATAGGGTTTCTAGTTTCGTACGATAGGAACGCAGCGGCGCTGATTCTCGTCTCCATCCGCATTATTCCATGCTCGTCGAGAAAAGGCGAGAGTTTGGCCAGAGGGCTATTACGTTTCAATGTCCGATCATCTTTAGGAGAACTTTGCACTAAAACCCGTATTTCTTCTGGATACGTTTCCTTTTGTACAGTGCGAAATATCAGTCTTTCGGCCGCCAGGTATTCGTCTCGGCCAAAGATAATGTTTGGATTTGTTAGTTTTTTGGCTTTGCAGAGAACAATGTTGAAATAACGATGAACATATCCTAGAGCGTGAACAAGTCTATTCCATTGGGAAAAACGTTCCCATTTGATGTCCAGAAGATTGCCATGGGTTACGTGATGAACGGTGATGATTTCTGGTTTACGCATCTTCAGTTCTGTGTTAGGGTCCGTATGTTTCGGACGTTGTGTTGGCCATTTTTCTTCGACGTCGTAGAGAAAACTAGGACCCGACCACCACCTGCTACCCGACGACAAGTCTGGCCCTGATCCCCACTTGGTGGCCTCATCTGCTACGTTAAGCTTAGATGACACCCATCTCCAGTCACTGGCATTCGTTTTTTCGAGAATTTCTCCCACTCGGCAAGATACGTATTGATTATATTTCCTTACATCTGAGTTGATCCACGCTAATACAGTTTGAGAATCTGTCCATGCGATCCTTCGCGAGATGTTCAATGAGCATGTCTGCTCCACATACTCCATCAATCTGCTTCCAACCACTGCAGCCTGGAGCTCTAATCTGGGTATCGACACTGTTTTGAGCGGTGCGACTCGGGACTTAGCGGTAACTAATACACACGACACCTTATCGTGAAATTCGGATCGCAAGTATGCGGCGCAAGCGTAGGCAGATTCGCTTGCATCTACG
It includes:
- the LOC129742089 gene encoding uncharacterized protein LOC129742089 gives rise to the protein MIERHYMDDYLESFDSPEEAIERALEVKLVHAKAGFEIHSWSSNSTEVLEAVGEKDPSAVKKIDAGDSTQTERILGMLWLRKEDAFTYSSNLGHVPEWPTKREVLRVVMSLYDPLGLLSHFTIHGRVLIQDVWRSKKAWDEKVPEELQIRWLQWVSLFNQLNLIRIPRQYFPSRNTAEIGLLQLHVFVDASESAYACAAYLRSEFHDKVSCVLVTAKSRVAPLKTVSIPRLELQAAVVGSRLMEYVEQTCSLNISRRIAWTDSQTVLAWINSDVRKYNQYVSCRVGEILEKTNASDWRWVSSKLNVADEATKWGSGPDLSSGSRWWSGPSFLYDVEEKWPTQRPKHTDPNTELKMRKPEIITVHHVTHGNLLDIKWERFSQWNRLVHALGYVHRYFNIVLCKAKKLTNPNIIFGRDEYLAAERLIFRTVQKETYPEEIRVLVQSSPKDDRTLKRNSPLAKLSPFLDEHGIMRMETRISAAAFLSYETRNPIILPRDHRSTKLLVLWYHAKYFHQNNDTVINEVRQKFHVPRLRSLLRQVQKECMHCNVYKIKAVVPRMSPLPTARLGAFFRPFSFVGLDYFGPLTVKIGRSTVKRWVALYTCLTIRAIHLEVVHSLTTISCKMAMRRFVARRGSPIEVYTDNGTNFWGARNDLIEECKQINTELAYIFTNSSTKWYFNPPSAPHMGGVWERMVRKLPEMTITITDILSISFGTARRTKWFEETKPLEEQDLVVVIDETIRNGWVRGRVLKVIKGSDGRIRRAVIQTSTGTITRPTAKIALLNLTNSKAPDNHLPYGGEDITATMADPK